Proteins from a genomic interval of uncultured Desulfuromusa sp.:
- a CDS encoding glycosyltransferase — protein MIVKTCDDSRIRIAYLIDTITCDTAGTQKQLLETIHRLDQKRFDPCLICLWQSDWMKQHELPCQNFVLGYRGFIKWNFLGVIWRLAEIIKERKLHIVQTFFEDSIFVGFLGKVFAGTSLILLSSRRDIGLGRENKPWYHFFFALMLPWVNRCFTGIVANSEQVKLFVAKKEKTGPGKIKVIYNGVVIPEKKPAKPALFADTNETVWIGLVASLTSVKRHDVLINAVSELQRKESSMEFRVLFLGEGPEYDRLTTQITELGLQNIFHFAGAVKDVPSYLYSLDIGVLCSDREGLSNAILEYMACGLPVVATSVGGNVELVDAENGICFPPEDHLALAAALQSLIENPPLRKNLGEGSLRKIQQSFSWDKTMDQLENYYLAFVSNDK, from the coding sequence ATGATAGTGAAAACTTGTGATGATTCTCGTATTAGAATCGCTTATCTCATAGATACAATCACATGCGATACAGCAGGCACTCAAAAACAGTTACTTGAGACAATCCATCGCTTGGATCAGAAGAGATTTGATCCGTGCCTCATCTGTCTCTGGCAATCTGATTGGATGAAGCAACATGAACTACCTTGCCAGAATTTCGTTTTAGGTTATCGGGGTTTTATAAAATGGAATTTTCTTGGGGTGATTTGGCGATTAGCAGAGATCATAAAAGAAAGAAAGCTTCATATTGTTCAGACTTTTTTTGAAGATTCGATTTTTGTTGGTTTTTTGGGAAAGGTCTTCGCGGGAACCTCTCTAATATTATTATCGAGTCGCCGAGATATAGGGCTTGGAAGAGAGAATAAACCTTGGTACCACTTTTTCTTTGCCTTGATGTTGCCATGGGTAAACAGATGTTTCACTGGGATAGTCGCCAACAGTGAACAGGTGAAACTTTTTGTTGCTAAAAAGGAAAAAACAGGTCCAGGCAAGATTAAAGTTATTTATAACGGGGTAGTGATCCCGGAGAAAAAGCCAGCTAAGCCAGCTTTATTTGCCGATACAAATGAAACTGTCTGGATAGGTTTGGTTGCTAGTTTGACATCGGTTAAGCGACATGATGTTTTGATTAATGCAGTCTCTGAACTGCAACGAAAAGAATCTTCCATGGAGTTTCGAGTCCTTTTTCTTGGAGAAGGCCCTGAGTATGACCGCTTAACTACACAGATAACGGAACTTGGTCTGCAGAATATTTTCCATTTTGCTGGGGCAGTAAAAGATGTGCCTTCCTATCTATATTCTCTTGATATTGGAGTGCTTTGTTCTGACCGGGAAGGGTTGTCTAATGCCATATTGGAATATATGGCTTGCGGATTGCCGGTTGTTGCGACTTCAGTGGGTGGTAATGTTGAACTTGTTGATGCCGAGAACGGGATATGCTTTCCACCCGAGGATCATCTCGCTCTTGCTGCGGCTCTACAAAGCCTGATTGAGAACCCTCCTTTACGCAAGAATCTGGGTGAAGGGTCTTTAAGAAAAATACAGCAATCTTTTTCTTGGGATAAGACCATGGATCAACTGGAAAACTATTATCTAGCTTTTGTGAGCAATGACAAATGA
- a CDS encoding glycosyltransferase family 2 protein: protein MDPEVSVVVPLYNEELVIAEMYERLTGVLEHCGSSYEIILVNDGSRDKTLQMATDICQRDKRVKLLSFSRNFGHQIAITAGMDKAAGNAIVVIDADLQDPPEVIPEMIKKWREGFQVVYGVRSERKGESWFKLFTASAFYRVLKRMTSVDIPVDTGDFRLMDRRVMLEFLQMREQARFVRGMVSWVGFRQGEVLYSRDERFAGETKYPFKKMLKFAIDGMLSFSQIPLKISSAFGMISAVISFIFMIYGIFVKFFYPEQAIPGWASLFSAVLFIGGVQLICIGVLGEYIGRIHEEIKKRPLYIIDEKVNFE, encoded by the coding sequence ATGGATCCTGAAGTTAGCGTAGTCGTTCCCTTGTATAATGAAGAACTGGTTATTGCGGAGATGTATGAACGTCTCACGGGGGTATTGGAACACTGCGGCTCCTCTTATGAAATAATACTAGTTAATGACGGAAGCCGAGACAAAACCTTGCAGATGGCAACCGACATCTGTCAGCGTGATAAACGGGTAAAGCTTCTCAGTTTTTCACGAAATTTTGGTCATCAAATAGCAATAACAGCTGGAATGGATAAAGCGGCAGGAAATGCCATTGTTGTTATAGATGCAGACCTGCAGGATCCACCTGAGGTTATTCCTGAGATGATAAAAAAGTGGCGTGAAGGCTTCCAGGTTGTCTATGGTGTTCGTTCCGAAAGGAAAGGTGAGAGTTGGTTCAAGCTTTTCACCGCATCTGCATTTTATCGTGTCTTGAAACGCATGACATCGGTAGATATTCCTGTTGATACTGGGGATTTTCGTTTGATGGACAGACGAGTTATGCTTGAATTTTTACAAATGCGTGAACAGGCAAGATTTGTGAGGGGCATGGTGAGCTGGGTTGGTTTTCGCCAGGGCGAAGTTCTTTATAGTCGTGATGAACGCTTTGCCGGGGAGACGAAGTACCCATTTAAGAAAATGTTGAAGTTTGCTATCGACGGCATGCTTTCCTTCTCTCAAATACCTCTAAAAATATCATCCGCATTTGGGATGATTAGTGCGGTAATAAGTTTTATTTTCATGATTTATGGAATATTTGTGAAATTCTTTTATCCAGAACAAGCTATCCCTGGCTGGGCATCTCTTTTTTCGGCAGTTCTTTTCATTGGTGGTGTGCAGCTGATTTGTATCGGTGTGCTAGGGGAATATATTGGTCGTATTCATGAAGAAATTAAAAAAAGACCCCTTTATATTATTGACGAAAAAGTGAATTTTGAATGA
- a CDS encoding GtrA family protein: MSSSIQFIKFSLVGILNTLVHYLVFYLLFRVAGIAMILASAVGYMTGVLNSYLINRKWTFKPSGSGAGAEFIKFFVVNLVSLGVNLLSLQFLVSALGMLPEIAQVLAIFCSLLVNFSGNKWWTFKQRAPVPGGKTQ, from the coding sequence ATGAGTAGCAGTATCCAGTTTATTAAATTTAGCCTGGTCGGAATCCTGAATACCCTTGTGCACTATTTGGTATTTTATCTGTTGTTCAGGGTAGCCGGAATAGCAATGATTCTGGCATCGGCGGTCGGTTATATGACCGGTGTTCTAAATAGTTACCTGATTAATAGAAAGTGGACTTTCAAGCCTTCAGGCTCTGGAGCAGGTGCTGAATTTATTAAGTTTTTTGTAGTTAACCTTGTCTCTTTAGGTGTAAATCTGCTTTCCTTGCAATTTTTGGTTTCTGCGCTCGGGATGTTACCGGAAATTGCTCAGGTCTTAGCAATATTTTGTTCGTTACTTGTTAATTTTTCGGGTAATAAGTGGTGGACTTTTAAGCAAAGGGCTCCAGTTCCTGGGGGGAAAACTCAATGA
- a CDS encoding glycosyltransferase family 4 protein — protein MSSAKKRILHLLDSGGMYGAESVIINLSREMKADHLYEPVVGCIVQCDGTEVDLYNVAHQYGIEAHKIVIHNLFLFRDLPRFSRILKKLRIDLIHSHGYKASVFAFVSTLLFDIPVMATCHLWFTGKGKRPLKTRLMIGLEKFSYRFFPVVVGVSEDIRNVLFDAGVDPEKLRVVQNGIVMSDYAEISAEKHEGLRDELGLQPDDFFVLNVGRLTEQKAQCHIISAAKRVKEKNKNVKIFIVGDGNLFEALQQQIKSLELKDTVKLLGFRDDITDLLQVADIFILPSLDEGMPIALLEAVASRVPVITTPVGDITKLIDPDIGGIVGINDVMGLADEITMLIANKQKQKELTTHAWDKLQEQYSSKVMYAQYDNIYQDILKTESSVVRGGEYDARS, from the coding sequence ATGAGTTCGGCTAAAAAAAGGATACTTCATCTACTTGATAGTGGCGGTATGTATGGAGCAGAAAGCGTTATTATTAATCTTTCCAGAGAGATGAAAGCTGATCATCTGTATGAGCCTGTTGTCGGCTGTATTGTCCAGTGCGATGGGACGGAAGTTGACCTCTATAATGTGGCACACCAATATGGTATTGAGGCTCACAAAATTGTCATTCACAATTTATTTTTGTTTCGGGATTTGCCCCGATTCTCCCGTATTTTGAAAAAGCTGCGTATTGACCTGATCCACAGCCATGGTTATAAGGCATCCGTCTTTGCCTTTGTTAGCACCTTGTTGTTTGATATCCCGGTTATGGCGACTTGTCATCTATGGTTTACAGGGAAGGGAAAACGACCTTTGAAGACGAGGTTGATGATAGGTTTGGAGAAATTCAGTTATCGTTTCTTCCCTGTTGTTGTTGGTGTTTCTGAAGATATCCGCAATGTTCTATTTGATGCAGGGGTTGATCCAGAAAAACTTCGAGTCGTACAAAACGGAATTGTCATGTCTGACTATGCGGAAATATCTGCAGAAAAGCATGAAGGTTTAAGGGATGAACTCGGTTTACAGCCTGATGATTTTTTTGTTTTGAATGTGGGGAGATTGACTGAACAAAAAGCTCAGTGTCATATAATCAGTGCCGCGAAACGGGTTAAAGAGAAGAATAAAAACGTGAAAATTTTTATTGTTGGGGATGGAAATTTGTTTGAAGCGTTGCAGCAACAAATCAAGTCTCTTGAACTTAAAGACACCGTGAAGTTGCTAGGGTTCCGGGATGATATTACTGACCTTTTACAAGTAGCAGATATTTTTATTCTCCCTTCTCTTGATGAAGGGATGCCCATTGCGTTATTAGAAGCCGTAGCCAGCAGGGTGCCGGTCATTACAACACCAGTGGGTGATATAACCAAACTAATTGATCCCGATATCGGGGGTATTGTTGGAATTAACGATGTAATGGGACTGGCAGATGAAATAACTATGCTTATAGCAAACAAGCAGAAGCAGAAAGAACTAACGACCCATGCCTGGGACAAGTTACAGGAACAATATTCGAGTAAAGTGATGTACGCACAATACGATAATATCTATCAGGATATTTTAAAAACAGAGTCTAGTGTGGTACGCGGGGGCGAATATGACGCCAGAAGTTAG
- a CDS encoding glycosyltransferase yields the protein MTPEVSVVVTCFNYGRFVAGCLSSIQTQTFQNFEVIVVDDGSTDNSEEQIVPFLKDKRFKYIKQHNGGQANAKNRGIQETTGKYIAFLDADDLWENNKLEKQLDLFKNPVVGVVYSLARLINESGEEQEFNFLGEYTRPQSRKVSRWLILDNFVWFSSAVVRRKCLDEFGCFDETLKMGIDWDLWLKISTKYEFDYVEEPLIAYRVGHSGQMSKNVETRQKCSDLIMERFLNNYPESVEKKTISEAYYNTYCNRGNFFRNLDKQKSYKFYIKAIIMKPFKRNAYKGLVKNLINYKSD from the coding sequence ATGACGCCAGAAGTTAGTGTTGTTGTCACTTGCTTTAATTATGGTCGCTTTGTAGCCGGGTGTCTTTCCTCAATTCAGACACAGACCTTTCAGAATTTTGAAGTGATTGTTGTGGATGATGGCTCAACGGATAACTCTGAAGAACAGATAGTTCCATTTCTCAAAGATAAGAGGTTTAAATACATCAAGCAACACAATGGTGGGCAGGCAAATGCTAAAAATAGGGGTATTCAAGAAACAACAGGAAAATATATAGCTTTTCTAGACGCAGATGATTTATGGGAAAACAACAAACTTGAGAAACAGTTGGATCTGTTTAAAAATCCTGTTGTAGGTGTTGTTTACAGTCTTGCAAGACTGATAAATGAATCTGGAGAAGAGCAGGAATTTAATTTTTTAGGTGAATATACAAGACCTCAATCTAGAAAAGTGTCCCGGTGGTTGATTCTTGATAATTTCGTCTGGTTTTCATCTGCTGTCGTAAGGAGGAAATGTCTTGACGAGTTCGGTTGTTTTGATGAGACACTTAAGATGGGTATTGACTGGGATCTATGGCTTAAAATTTCAACAAAATATGAGTTTGACTACGTTGAAGAACCTTTGATCGCTTATCGTGTAGGCCATAGCGGTCAGATGTCTAAAAATGTTGAAACAAGGCAAAAATGTTCGGATTTAATTATGGAAAGATTTTTAAATAATTATCCTGAAAGTGTAGAAAAAAAAACAATAAGCGAAGCCTATTACAACACTTACTGTAATCGTGGAAATTTTTTTAGGAATCTTGATAAACAAAAATCTTATAAATTTTATATAAAAGCCATCATCATGAAACCTTTTAAAAGAAATGCATATAAAGGTTTGGTGAAGAATTTGATAAATTATAAATCTGACTGA
- a CDS encoding O-antigen ligase family protein — protein sequence MKKLSNNYPEVNLSITLLFNFYVFIWWLEIGKRVTVFETIRIEFVIGLVLSVIGLYQYLSKPKKNLNHDKDLVGSIFIFIIILFLSLPLAADFDVAWDAFFNKIIKYSLMCFFITQFVVSPKTLRYFSLASFLAFFKVGQEAMFGKITGSMVWQNQGIPRLHGAPGTMFGHPNSLSGKTLSFLPFLWFLWPLINSKWIKILIFIQIIFTLNIILYTGSRTGYLTFIMFLLILFYISKNKGKMAALIIIFGLVSFSFIPTHYKERFASSFSGHEAAGRSKEARKQLFLDSLTVFVENPLGVGGYCFPVVQRKNDRRAQETHNLYTQLLAETGIQGFIAFMYLIFTLIKKINELRIGFRQNIDKFLLCKGANIEKSFSDLVSEELKISRLGLAMADALYTVLLVRLVLGIFGHDLFEIYWWIICGVTVSLTSIICISNKRISELTIP from the coding sequence ATGAAAAAACTTTCTAATAATTATCCCGAAGTAAATCTATCTATCACATTGTTATTTAATTTTTATGTTTTTATCTGGTGGTTAGAGATTGGTAAGAGAGTCACTGTTTTTGAAACAATTCGTATCGAATTTGTTATAGGGTTAGTACTGTCAGTTATTGGATTGTATCAATACCTATCCAAGCCAAAGAAAAACCTGAACCACGATAAAGATTTAGTGGGAAGTATTTTTATTTTTATTATCATACTTTTCTTAAGTTTACCTTTAGCTGCAGATTTTGATGTTGCCTGGGACGCTTTTTTTAATAAAATTATAAAGTATTCATTGATGTGTTTTTTTATAACTCAGTTTGTAGTATCTCCAAAAACATTAAGATATTTTTCTTTAGCTTCTTTTTTGGCATTTTTTAAGGTTGGACAGGAGGCAATGTTCGGTAAGATAACTGGGAGTATGGTTTGGCAGAATCAAGGCATACCAAGGTTGCATGGTGCTCCTGGAACAATGTTTGGTCACCCTAATTCTTTGTCTGGGAAAACTTTAAGTTTTTTGCCATTTTTATGGTTTCTTTGGCCTCTCATAAATAGTAAATGGATAAAAATACTAATATTTATTCAAATAATATTTACCTTAAATATTATTTTATATACTGGATCAAGAACCGGTTATTTGACTTTTATAATGTTTTTGCTTATCTTATTTTACATTAGCAAGAATAAAGGAAAAATGGCTGCCTTAATAATCATTTTTGGTTTGGTATCTTTTTCATTTATCCCCACTCATTATAAGGAAAGGTTCGCTTCTTCCTTTTCTGGGCATGAAGCTGCTGGAAGATCTAAGGAAGCGAGAAAGCAGTTATTTCTTGATTCGCTAACAGTCTTTGTCGAGAACCCCCTTGGTGTCGGTGGTTATTGTTTTCCTGTCGTTCAGAGAAAAAATGACAGGAGGGCGCAGGAAACTCACAATTTGTATACACAATTGCTTGCTGAAACTGGTATTCAAGGTTTCATAGCTTTTATGTATCTGATTTTTACATTAATTAAGAAAATCAATGAATTAAGAATAGGCTTTCGTCAAAACATTGATAAATTTTTATTATGTAAGGGGGCAAATATTGAAAAATCATTCTCTGATTTAGTTAGTGAGGAGCTTAAAATTTCACGTCTAGGTCTTGCAATGGCTGACGCTTTGTATACGGTTCTACTTGTTCGATTGGTACTTGGTATTTTTGGTCACGACTTATTTGAAATTTATTGGTGGATTATTTGTGGGGTTACAGTGTCTTTAACATCAATTATTTGTATTTCTAACAAAAGAATTTCAGAGTTGACCATTCCCTAG
- a CDS encoding glycosyltransferase, translating into MFISICILTFNRCEILEKLLESLSLISYSSIEIIVVDNCSQDNTENIVLEKFCNIIYHKTENNIGVAARNIALSMAKGDVIITIDDDIFGINDTTLVNISNYFSNDKTIGALNFKVLDAFTGDICNWIHHKKEENFHDKEFLTYEITEGAVAFNRKALTLSGYYPAYFFLSHEGPDLALRIMDSGFDVRYSPLVEVLHSHAQAGRKSWFRYYYDTRNQFLLAMRNFPVFYSIRFILKGAMSTFIYSLRDGFLWYWLKGVFDGLCAMIKYSSDRSVLSCKTMSLVYEIDRQRPSLLYMLKKRIFRKEMRL; encoded by the coding sequence ATGTTTATTTCAATTTGTATTCTAACCTTCAATAGATGTGAAATTTTAGAGAAATTGCTTGAGTCTCTTAGTCTTATTTCTTATTCAAGTATCGAGATAATAGTTGTTGATAATTGTTCTCAAGATAATACTGAAAATATTGTTTTAGAAAAGTTTTGTAATATTATTTACCATAAAACTGAAAATAACATAGGTGTTGCAGCGAGAAATATTGCACTTTCCATGGCGAAGGGGGATGTCATTATCACTATTGACGATGATATTTTCGGTATTAATGATACTACCCTTGTAAATATTAGTAATTATTTTTCAAATGACAAAACCATTGGAGCTTTAAACTTTAAGGTTCTTGACGCGTTCACAGGTGATATTTGCAACTGGATACACCACAAAAAAGAAGAAAACTTTCATGACAAAGAATTTCTTACTTATGAGATTACTGAAGGTGCTGTTGCCTTTAATAGAAAAGCTTTAACGTTGTCAGGTTATTATCCTGCCTATTTCTTTCTTAGCCATGAAGGCCCAGATTTAGCGCTTAGGATAATGGATTCAGGGTTTGATGTGAGATACTCGCCTTTGGTGGAGGTTCTCCACTCGCATGCTCAGGCGGGGCGTAAGAGTTGGTTTAGGTATTATTACGACACTAGAAATCAATTCTTACTTGCTATGCGTAACTTTCCTGTCTTTTATTCCATCAGATTTATATTAAAAGGGGCAATGTCTACGTTCATTTATTCTTTGCGAGACGGATTTTTGTGGTATTGGCTAAAAGGGGTATTTGATGGTTTATGTGCTATGATAAAGTATTCAAGCGACAGATCTGTGCTTTCTTGCAAAACAATGTCATTGGTATATGAAATAGATAGACAAAGGCCTTCCTTGCTCTACATGTTGAAAAAAAGAATCTTCAGAAAAGAAATGCGTTTGTAG
- a CDS encoding Calx-beta domain-containing protein, whose amino-acid sequence MQIQKIKICFLSNSLNHVTVFFLFFVFLSFYFMIQNSEAASISTINGTVSDGLSITVSGTDFGSAPDVIVFDDFESGATGADIATGVGSAKYGEWARRDGSSYYGATASVSGTQSFTTDYSVHYSNWIQADLPANTRNVFISWWLYLPAGDNYPGEGGSGINWKQMWLQGSDTGDDDLVLPTRHSSWQINGNEGDPGYSNYTTVNFVKGEWKRLWVWLKGSTSSTSNDGEVKFWELLNTGVVQRENDTAANNLKASGVWERVRPNGFGNQASNCITSFDDIYIAAGPNAQARVEIGNASTYADSTRLTILTPTFWSDTSITATVNTGSFSTGDTAYLFVIDSNGTVSPGHPVVIGETQEGFTSPPPPSYDSGLLSFQEDNYLVQRTSEFAYLTISRVDGAVGEVSVQWSSNGDTAVHGVDYYGADNVTVNFADGETSKQIAIPLIQNDATVDRTFSVSLSNASDGASLGTTTSATVTITGVVVAPPPVLRLN is encoded by the coding sequence ATGCAAATTCAGAAAATCAAAATATGTTTCCTGTCAAATTCATTGAATCATGTTACCGTGTTTTTTTTGTTTTTTGTTTTTCTTTCATTCTATTTTATGATTCAAAACTCTGAAGCTGCTAGTATTTCAACGATTAATGGCACTGTTTCAGACGGTTTAAGTATAACTGTAAGTGGCACCGATTTTGGTTCTGCGCCTGATGTTATTGTCTTTGATGACTTTGAGTCTGGTGCTACTGGAGCAGACATTGCTACGGGTGTTGGCTCAGCTAAATATGGAGAATGGGCTCGTCGAGATGGTAGTTCCTATTACGGAGCTACTGCTTCAGTTAGCGGCACACAGTCATTTACAACAGATTATTCTGTACATTATTCAAACTGGATACAGGCAGATCTACCAGCAAACACCCGTAATGTTTTTATATCTTGGTGGCTATATCTACCAGCAGGGGACAATTATCCTGGAGAGGGGGGATCCGGTATAAACTGGAAACAAATGTGGCTACAGGGGAGTGATACTGGAGATGATGATCTGGTCTTGCCTACTAGGCATTCATCGTGGCAGATCAATGGAAATGAAGGGGATCCAGGTTACTCTAATTATACGACTGTAAATTTTGTTAAAGGGGAGTGGAAAAGGTTGTGGGTTTGGCTCAAGGGTTCAACCTCTTCAACAAGTAATGATGGTGAGGTGAAATTTTGGGAGCTTTTGAATACTGGCGTAGTCCAGCGAGAAAATGACACTGCCGCTAACAACTTAAAGGCTTCTGGGGTATGGGAGCGTGTTAGGCCAAACGGATTTGGAAATCAGGCTTCTAATTGTATAACCTCATTCGATGATATTTATATTGCAGCTGGACCCAATGCTCAAGCTAGAGTTGAGATAGGTAACGCTTCGACATATGCAGATTCGACTAGACTGACAATTTTGACTCCTACCTTTTGGTCGGATACCTCAATTACAGCAACTGTTAATACTGGATCTTTTTCTACTGGTGACACAGCCTATCTATTTGTAATTGATTCAAACGGTACAGTTAGTCCTGGGCATCCTGTTGTTATTGGTGAGACTCAGGAAGGATTTACTTCGCCACCTCCGCCTTCTTATGACAGTGGTTTGCTGTCATTTCAAGAAGACAATTACCTTGTTCAGCGCACTTCCGAATTTGCTTATCTAACGATTTCCCGTGTTGATGGGGCTGTAGGAGAGGTGTCTGTTCAGTGGTCCAGCAACGGTGATACCGCAGTCCATGGTGTTGATTACTATGGTGCAGACAATGTCACTGTCAATTTCGCTGATGGCGAAACATCTAAACAGATCGCTATTCCATTAATTCAGAATGATGCAACGGTAGACAGGACCTTTAGCGTTTCCTTGTCTAATGCTTCTGATGGTGCTTCTCTTGGAACAACAACGTCTGCGACTGTCACCATTACAGGGGTCGTTGTTGCTCCGCCTCCAGTCTTGAGGTTAAACTAA
- a CDS encoding MBL fold metallo-hydrolase: MKSYPYIHFHGATRGVTGSCHELCVSENSSILIDCGLFQGDEKHTLEIDFPVDHIKALIVTHVHIDHVGRIPYLLAAGFKGPIYCSEASAVLLPLMLEDAVKIGFTRNQRLIDLFLDQLKTQIVPLPFLQWRSISPQPDSLKIKLKPAGHILGSAYVECDIKGHRVVFSGDLGAPYAPLLPAPKSPYRTDTLILESTYGDKNHRGRRERKAQLKQIIQKALSDRGTILIPAFSIGRTQELLYELEDLIHHYRTEEATLG; the protein is encoded by the coding sequence ATGAAATCATATCCATACATCCATTTTCACGGTGCTACTAGAGGGGTAACAGGTTCCTGTCACGAGCTTTGTGTGTCAGAGAATTCTTCCATTCTGATCGACTGTGGTCTTTTCCAGGGTGATGAAAAGCACACCCTTGAGATCGATTTTCCTGTTGATCACATCAAAGCGCTTATTGTCACTCATGTTCACATCGATCATGTCGGTCGCATTCCTTATCTTCTTGCTGCCGGGTTCAAAGGTCCAATCTATTGTTCAGAGGCTTCAGCAGTGCTCCTTCCTCTGATGTTGGAAGATGCGGTCAAGATTGGATTCACCCGCAATCAACGGCTGATCGACCTGTTTCTGGATCAGCTTAAAACCCAGATTGTTCCGCTGCCTTTCCTGCAATGGCGTTCAATTTCACCTCAACCTGATAGTCTCAAAATTAAATTGAAACCAGCTGGTCATATTCTTGGTTCTGCTTATGTTGAGTGTGACATCAAAGGCCATCGGGTGGTTTTTTCCGGCGACCTTGGTGCCCCCTATGCGCCCTTATTGCCTGCTCCAAAATCTCCTTATCGTACTGATACGCTGATTCTTGAAAGTACTTATGGTGATAAAAATCATCGAGGTCGACGAGAACGAAAAGCACAGCTAAAGCAGATCATCCAAAAGGCTTTGTCCGATCGTGGCACGATTTTGATTCCGGCTTTCAGTATTGGTCGGACTCAGGAGCTGCTCTATGAACTGGAGGATCTTATTCATCACTACAGGACAGAAGAGGCGACATTGGGATGA
- a CDS encoding MBL fold metallo-hydrolase RNA specificity domain-containing protein, whose translation MNWRILFITTGQKRRHWDDLEIIVDSPLASRFTAAYRQLFRLWDAEAREKYQSGRHPLSFEQLTTIDTHQDHLNAVLYLQKTARPCIIIAGSGMCSGGRIVNYLKALLGDHRTDVLFVGYQAEGTPGQQIQKYGPGHGYVILDDHRYDIAAGIYTIDGYSAHADQHNLINFVKRMRHKPNKIYLVHGDLQAKAVLKIELQKLATEMTIVIP comes from the coding sequence ATGAACTGGAGGATCTTATTCATCACTACAGGACAGAAGAGGCGACATTGGGATGATCTGGAAATTATTGTTGATTCCCCGTTGGCCAGTCGGTTTACTGCGGCTTATCGTCAACTGTTCCGATTGTGGGATGCTGAAGCACGGGAAAAATATCAATCCGGTCGGCATCCGCTTTCATTTGAACAGTTAACGACTATTGATACCCATCAGGATCACTTGAATGCAGTTTTGTATCTGCAAAAGACTGCGCGTCCTTGTATTATCATCGCCGGTAGCGGAATGTGTTCAGGAGGACGGATTGTCAACTACCTCAAGGCTCTTCTGGGTGATCACCGCACGGATGTCCTGTTTGTCGGCTATCAGGCCGAAGGAACTCCAGGGCAACAGATTCAGAAGTACGGACCCGGTCACGGTTATGTAATATTGGACGATCACCGTTACGATATTGCTGCAGGTATTTACACGATTGATGGCTATTCTGCTCATGCTGATCAACATAACCTTATAAATTTTGTCAAACGGATGCGGCATAAGCCGAATAAAATCTATCTGGTTCATGGAGATTTACAAGCCAAAGCTGTGTTAAAGATTGAGTTGCAGAAACTTGCGACTGAAATGACGATTGTGATTCCCTGA